In the genome of Montipora foliosa isolate CH-2021 chromosome 3, ASM3666993v2, whole genome shotgun sequence, one region contains:
- the LOC137997315 gene encoding anoctamin-7-like isoform X1 — protein MPRSYNKMDDTDPLAANESLEMASYNTFDPAYNGIYKNVDNDEDMSGDRGCFFKDGKRRIDFVLVYEEGEKAPPPKHLEYRQKFLGNLAKSQLEFEEEVTQDKKVKLHFIKCHAPWEVLLFYAEELNFRAPLELRTTQKVNWSERMLEKFHLPNIFKDDVPGQPNDYFTCTFQANKLNKFIGHEDSETYFTETERTRVVYEIMETAPFGKRQKGEIGINRLVEEGVFTAGYPLHVGLAELPKEWKEGPDGPEEIKLNKRQILKEYWARWGKWYKYQPLDHIREYFGEKIGIYFAWLGQYTAWLLMPSFVGLLVFLYGVITMNGPDNRPALDVCDSPPLTYKMCPLCDESLGCHFIDLKNSCMLGKISYLFDNAATVFFAVFVSFWAVFFLEFWKRKEVTLAYHWDVLEYEEEEERPRPTFAALAPTVERNPVTGILEPHFPDEKRQPRIFSGIAIVITMVSLVLVFMVGVIVYKLLIYRPLAANPSTRQRAQQIANITGAFVNLTIIMILSRVYERVALALTHWEMHRTQTEYEDNLTFKVFVFQFVNFYSSIFYIAFFKGKLVGYPGHYRRLFGLRQEECAPSGCLMELAQQLVIIMIGKQTINNVQEIVIPMLKQWIKRKKRGTKKEENKPRWEADYELVENEGLFQEYLEMILQFGFITIFVAAFPLAPFFALANNVFEIRIDSDKFVCEVRRPIADRAQDIGIWFDILDSVAKIAVISNAFLIAFTSTFLPKLLYRFAVSEDNSLNGYLNFSLAWSPPNTTSIPCRYPEFRNREGHFTSFYWHLLALRLGFVIMFEHFVFFVSRLIDLLVPDIPQSLEIKIKREAYLAKQALSEHHGLLGGKSDGESADDLEDDYIP, from the exons AATGTTGATAACGATGAAGACATGAGTGGGGACAGAGGGTGCTTCTTCAAGGATGGCAAAAGAAGAATTG ACTTTGTGCTTGTCTATGAAGAAGGAGAGAAGGCACCACCGCCTAAACACCTGGAATATCGACAGAAGTTCTTAGGAAACTTGGCGAAGTCTCAGCTAGAATTTGAAGAG GAGGTAACTCAAGACAAGAAGGTCAAGCTTCACTTTATCAAATGCCATGCTCCATGGGAAGTTTTGCTTTTCTATGCTGAGGAACTGAACTTCAGAGCTCCATTGGAG TTGCGAACTACTCAAAAAGTAAATTGGTCAGAACGGATGTTAGAGAAATTCCATCTGCCAAACATTTTCAAGGATGATGTTCCTGGACAACCCAACGATTATTTCACCTGCACATTTCAAGCAAACAAGCTCAACAA gTTTATTGGCCATGAAGATTCAGAAACATACTTCACAGAAACAGAAAGAACAAGAGTG gtttacgAGATCATGGAAACTGCCCCATTTGGCAAGCGGCAAAAAGGCGAAATTG GTATCAATCGACTTGTTGAGGAAGGCGTTTTTACCGCTGGATATCCCCTTCATGTG GGTCTGGCTGAATTACCAAAGGAATGGAAAGAAGGACCTGATGGACCAGAGGAGATCAAACTGAACAAAAGACAGATTCTTAAAGAATACTGGGCACGCTGGGGAAAATGGTACAAATATCAACCACTTGACCATATCAG AGAATactttggagagaaaattggaATTTATTTTGCTTGGCTTG GTCAATACACTGCTTGGCTTCTTATGCCGTCGTTTGTTGGCCTGCTTGTTTTCCTGTATGGAGTCATAACTATGAATGGACCAGACAACAGACCTGC GCTTGATGTGTGTGACAGTCCACCATTAACTTACAAGATGTGTCCCTTGTGCGATGAGTCTCTTGGTTGCCATTTTATTGATCTGAAGAACAGTTGCATGCTTGGAAAG ATTTCATACTTGTTTGACAATGCAGCCACTGTCTTCTTTGCAGTTTTTGTATCCTTTTGGG ctgTGTTTTTCTTAGAGTTTTGGAAGAGAAAGGAAGTCACCCTGGCTTATCACTGGGATGTACTGGAGTATGAAGAAGAGGAG GAACGGCCACGGCCTACATTTGCAGCTTTAGCACCCACAGTAGAACGAAACCCAGTGACAGGAATACTGGAGCCTCACTTCCCTGATGAAAAGAGACAACCTCGAATCTTTTCAGGAATAGCTATTGTTATCACTATG GTTTCACTAGTGTTGGTGTTCATGGTTGGAGTAATCGTGTACAAGCTGTTGATTTACCGTCCGCTGGCAGCAAATCCTTCCACTCGTCAACGTGCTCAACAGATCGCTAACATCACTGGCGCTTTTGTCAACTTGACCATAATCATGATACTCAGTAGG GTGTACGAGAGAGTTGCACTGGCTTTGACTCACTGGG AGATGCATCGGACACAAACAGAATACGAAGACAATTTGACGTTCAAAGTGTTCGTGTTTCAGTTTGTCAATTTCTACTCCTCGATCTTCTACATTGCTTTCTTCAAGGGAAA GTTGGTTGGGTATCCTGGACACTACCGCAGACTATTTGGACTGAGGCAAGAGGAG tgTGCTCCCAGTGGTTGTCTGATGGAACTTGCCCAGCAGCTTGTCATTATTATGATTGGCAAGCAGACGATCAACAATGTGCAGGAAATTGTTATTCC AATGCTGAAGCAGTGGATTAAAAGAAAAAAGCGTGGaacgaaaaaggaagaaaacaaaccTAGATGGGAGGCTGATTATGAACTAGTGGAAAACGAGGGACTCTTTCAAGAATATCTGGAAATGA TTCTCCAGTTTGGCTTCATCACAATCTTTGTTGCTGCGTTTCCTTTGGCTCCGTTCTTTGCTCTCGCCAACAACGTTTTTGAGATCAGAATTGATTCAGACAAGTTTGTGTGTGAAGTGAGAAGACCGATTGCTGACAGAGCGCAGGATATTGGAATCTGGTTTGATATCCTGGACAGTGTTGCTAAGATAGCGGTCATTAGCAAC GCTTTTCTTATCGCATTCACATCTACGTTCTTGCCCAAGCTCTTGTACCGGTTTGCCGTATCAGAGGATAATTCACTGAATGGGTACCTCAACTTTTCATTGGCTTGGTCGCCACCCAATACCACGAGTATACCCTGCAG gtATCCGGAATTCAGGAATCGAGAAGGCCATTTTACCAGTTTTTACTGGCACCTGTTGGCCCTTCGGCTTGGATTTGTCATCATGTTTGAG CATTTTGTCTTCTTCGTTTCACGTCTGATCGACTTGTTGGTGCCAGATATCCCACAATCCCTTGAGATCAAGATCAAACGCGAGGCCTACCTTGCCAAGCAAGCGCTGTCAGAGCACCACGGTCTGTTGGGAGGAAAGAGCGATGGGGAAAGCGCTGACGATTTGGAGGATGACTACATACCTTAA
- the LOC137997315 gene encoding anoctamin-7-like isoform X2, whose translation MPRSYNKMDDTDPLAANESLNVDNDEDMSGDRGCFFKDGKRRIDFVLVYEEGEKAPPPKHLEYRQKFLGNLAKSQLEFEEEVTQDKKVKLHFIKCHAPWEVLLFYAEELNFRAPLELRTTQKVNWSERMLEKFHLPNIFKDDVPGQPNDYFTCTFQANKLNKFIGHEDSETYFTETERTRVVYEIMETAPFGKRQKGEIGINRLVEEGVFTAGYPLHVGLAELPKEWKEGPDGPEEIKLNKRQILKEYWARWGKWYKYQPLDHIREYFGEKIGIYFAWLGQYTAWLLMPSFVGLLVFLYGVITMNGPDNRPALDVCDSPPLTYKMCPLCDESLGCHFIDLKNSCMLGKISYLFDNAATVFFAVFVSFWAVFFLEFWKRKEVTLAYHWDVLEYEEEEERPRPTFAALAPTVERNPVTGILEPHFPDEKRQPRIFSGIAIVITMVSLVLVFMVGVIVYKLLIYRPLAANPSTRQRAQQIANITGAFVNLTIIMILSRVYERVALALTHWEMHRTQTEYEDNLTFKVFVFQFVNFYSSIFYIAFFKGKLVGYPGHYRRLFGLRQEECAPSGCLMELAQQLVIIMIGKQTINNVQEIVIPMLKQWIKRKKRGTKKEENKPRWEADYELVENEGLFQEYLEMILQFGFITIFVAAFPLAPFFALANNVFEIRIDSDKFVCEVRRPIADRAQDIGIWFDILDSVAKIAVISNAFLIAFTSTFLPKLLYRFAVSEDNSLNGYLNFSLAWSPPNTTSIPCRYPEFRNREGHFTSFYWHLLALRLGFVIMFEHFVFFVSRLIDLLVPDIPQSLEIKIKREAYLAKQALSEHHGLLGGKSDGESADDLEDDYIP comes from the exons AATGTTGATAACGATGAAGACATGAGTGGGGACAGAGGGTGCTTCTTCAAGGATGGCAAAAGAAGAATTG ACTTTGTGCTTGTCTATGAAGAAGGAGAGAAGGCACCACCGCCTAAACACCTGGAATATCGACAGAAGTTCTTAGGAAACTTGGCGAAGTCTCAGCTAGAATTTGAAGAG GAGGTAACTCAAGACAAGAAGGTCAAGCTTCACTTTATCAAATGCCATGCTCCATGGGAAGTTTTGCTTTTCTATGCTGAGGAACTGAACTTCAGAGCTCCATTGGAG TTGCGAACTACTCAAAAAGTAAATTGGTCAGAACGGATGTTAGAGAAATTCCATCTGCCAAACATTTTCAAGGATGATGTTCCTGGACAACCCAACGATTATTTCACCTGCACATTTCAAGCAAACAAGCTCAACAA gTTTATTGGCCATGAAGATTCAGAAACATACTTCACAGAAACAGAAAGAACAAGAGTG gtttacgAGATCATGGAAACTGCCCCATTTGGCAAGCGGCAAAAAGGCGAAATTG GTATCAATCGACTTGTTGAGGAAGGCGTTTTTACCGCTGGATATCCCCTTCATGTG GGTCTGGCTGAATTACCAAAGGAATGGAAAGAAGGACCTGATGGACCAGAGGAGATCAAACTGAACAAAAGACAGATTCTTAAAGAATACTGGGCACGCTGGGGAAAATGGTACAAATATCAACCACTTGACCATATCAG AGAATactttggagagaaaattggaATTTATTTTGCTTGGCTTG GTCAATACACTGCTTGGCTTCTTATGCCGTCGTTTGTTGGCCTGCTTGTTTTCCTGTATGGAGTCATAACTATGAATGGACCAGACAACAGACCTGC GCTTGATGTGTGTGACAGTCCACCATTAACTTACAAGATGTGTCCCTTGTGCGATGAGTCTCTTGGTTGCCATTTTATTGATCTGAAGAACAGTTGCATGCTTGGAAAG ATTTCATACTTGTTTGACAATGCAGCCACTGTCTTCTTTGCAGTTTTTGTATCCTTTTGGG ctgTGTTTTTCTTAGAGTTTTGGAAGAGAAAGGAAGTCACCCTGGCTTATCACTGGGATGTACTGGAGTATGAAGAAGAGGAG GAACGGCCACGGCCTACATTTGCAGCTTTAGCACCCACAGTAGAACGAAACCCAGTGACAGGAATACTGGAGCCTCACTTCCCTGATGAAAAGAGACAACCTCGAATCTTTTCAGGAATAGCTATTGTTATCACTATG GTTTCACTAGTGTTGGTGTTCATGGTTGGAGTAATCGTGTACAAGCTGTTGATTTACCGTCCGCTGGCAGCAAATCCTTCCACTCGTCAACGTGCTCAACAGATCGCTAACATCACTGGCGCTTTTGTCAACTTGACCATAATCATGATACTCAGTAGG GTGTACGAGAGAGTTGCACTGGCTTTGACTCACTGGG AGATGCATCGGACACAAACAGAATACGAAGACAATTTGACGTTCAAAGTGTTCGTGTTTCAGTTTGTCAATTTCTACTCCTCGATCTTCTACATTGCTTTCTTCAAGGGAAA GTTGGTTGGGTATCCTGGACACTACCGCAGACTATTTGGACTGAGGCAAGAGGAG tgTGCTCCCAGTGGTTGTCTGATGGAACTTGCCCAGCAGCTTGTCATTATTATGATTGGCAAGCAGACGATCAACAATGTGCAGGAAATTGTTATTCC AATGCTGAAGCAGTGGATTAAAAGAAAAAAGCGTGGaacgaaaaaggaagaaaacaaaccTAGATGGGAGGCTGATTATGAACTAGTGGAAAACGAGGGACTCTTTCAAGAATATCTGGAAATGA TTCTCCAGTTTGGCTTCATCACAATCTTTGTTGCTGCGTTTCCTTTGGCTCCGTTCTTTGCTCTCGCCAACAACGTTTTTGAGATCAGAATTGATTCAGACAAGTTTGTGTGTGAAGTGAGAAGACCGATTGCTGACAGAGCGCAGGATATTGGAATCTGGTTTGATATCCTGGACAGTGTTGCTAAGATAGCGGTCATTAGCAAC GCTTTTCTTATCGCATTCACATCTACGTTCTTGCCCAAGCTCTTGTACCGGTTTGCCGTATCAGAGGATAATTCACTGAATGGGTACCTCAACTTTTCATTGGCTTGGTCGCCACCCAATACCACGAGTATACCCTGCAG gtATCCGGAATTCAGGAATCGAGAAGGCCATTTTACCAGTTTTTACTGGCACCTGTTGGCCCTTCGGCTTGGATTTGTCATCATGTTTGAG CATTTTGTCTTCTTCGTTTCACGTCTGATCGACTTGTTGGTGCCAGATATCCCACAATCCCTTGAGATCAAGATCAAACGCGAGGCCTACCTTGCCAAGCAAGCGCTGTCAGAGCACCACGGTCTGTTGGGAGGAAAGAGCGATGGGGAAAGCGCTGACGATTTGGAGGATGACTACATACCTTAA